In a genomic window of Paracoccus aestuarii:
- a CDS encoding helix-turn-helix domain-containing protein, with amino-acid sequence MSPAQAAKASGVSRWTIMRAIKSHELQAIRDNRNQWKITAKDLAQWQQHSVRTPDVLHAAHSPEIVIELRERLAAETARANAAEADRDRWQALAEKLTDRPGWWAWLRRR; translated from the coding sequence ATGTCACCCGCACAGGCTGCGAAAGCTTCTGGTGTGTCGCGCTGGACAATCATGCGCGCTATAAAATCCCATGAATTGCAGGCTATTCGTGACAACCGCAATCAATGGAAGATCACAGCTAAAGATCTTGCCCAGTGGCAGCAGCACAGTGTGCGCACACCTGATGTTTTGCACGCCGCGCACAGCCCCGAAATTGTCATAGAACTGCGCGAACGGCTTGCAGCAGAGACGGCACGTGCCAATGCAGCTGAGGCCGACCGAGATCGCTGGCAGGCCTTAGCCGAGAAGCTGACAGACAGACCAGGATGGTGGGCATGGCTGCGGAGACGATAA